The following are from one region of the Streptomyces decoyicus genome:
- the galE gene encoding UDP-glucose 4-epimerase GalE, giving the protein MSYLITGGAGYIGAHVVRALRQAGETVVVLDDLTTGVAARIPEDVPLVVGSTLDRELLDATLAEHGVTDVVHLAAKKQVGESVEMPLLYYRENVHGLQTLLEAMASGGVGRLVFSSSAAVYGMPDVDLVTEETPCTPINPYGETKLVGEWMARAVGKAHGISTACLRYFNVAGTATPELADTGVYNIVPMVFEKLTEGAAPRIFGDDYDTPDGTCIRDYIHVADLAEAHVTAARKLAEPGPVRDLTLNIGRGEGVSVREMVDLITEITGHQGVTAEVTPRRAGDPARVVAAADRITAELGWKARHDVRDMITSAWAGWQHHHPS; this is encoded by the coding sequence GTCTTACTTGATCACGGGTGGTGCCGGCTACATCGGCGCCCATGTCGTACGGGCCCTTCGGCAGGCCGGCGAGACGGTCGTCGTCCTCGACGATCTGACGACGGGCGTGGCCGCCCGGATCCCCGAGGACGTCCCCCTGGTCGTCGGCTCCACGCTCGACCGCGAGCTGCTCGATGCCACCCTCGCCGAGCACGGCGTCACCGATGTCGTGCATCTGGCCGCCAAGAAGCAGGTCGGCGAGTCCGTCGAGATGCCGCTGCTCTACTACCGCGAGAACGTGCACGGTCTTCAGACGCTGCTGGAGGCGATGGCCTCGGGCGGTGTCGGCCGGCTGGTGTTCTCCTCCTCGGCCGCGGTCTACGGCATGCCGGATGTCGACCTGGTCACCGAGGAGACCCCCTGCACTCCGATCAACCCGTACGGCGAGACCAAGCTCGTCGGCGAGTGGATGGCCCGTGCGGTGGGCAAGGCGCACGGCATCAGCACCGCCTGTCTGCGCTACTTCAACGTCGCCGGGACGGCCACCCCCGAGCTGGCCGACACCGGGGTCTACAACATCGTCCCGATGGTCTTCGAGAAGCTCACCGAGGGCGCCGCACCGCGCATCTTCGGCGATGACTACGACACCCCCGACGGCACCTGCATCCGTGACTACATCCATGTCGCCGACCTCGCGGAGGCCCATGTGACGGCCGCCCGCAAGCTCGCCGAGCCGGGCCCCGTCCGCGATCTGACCCTCAACATCGGGCGCGGCGAGGGCGTTTCGGTGCGCGAGATGGTCGATCTGATCACCGAGATCACCGGGCATCAGGGCGTCACGGCCGAGGTCACCCCGCGCCGTGCGGGCGACCCGGCCCGGGTGGTCGCGGCCGCCGACCGGATCACCGCCGAGCTGGGCTGGAAGGCCCGTCACGACGTCCGCGACATGATCACCTCGGCGTGGGCGGGCTGGCAGCACCACCACCCGTCATGA
- a CDS encoding DUF1876 domain-containing protein: protein MLQTTVGWHVDMEFEEDTHRTRAAALVRLPDGSEVRAHGYASRHPVDSNQPRVGEEVAGARALNELAMKLLTKAHDEIDEVSGRTSHPLT from the coding sequence ATGTTGCAGACCACTGTCGGATGGCATGTCGACATGGAATTCGAGGAGGACACCCACCGAACCCGCGCGGCCGCCCTCGTACGGCTCCCCGACGGGAGCGAGGTGCGGGCCCACGGATACGCCAGCCGCCACCCCGTCGACTCGAACCAGCCGAGGGTCGGCGAGGAAGTCGCGGGAGCCAGAGCGCTCAACGAACTGGCGATGAAGCTGCTGACCAAGGCACACGACGAGATCGACGAGGTCTCGGGCCGGACCTCGCACCCGCTGACCTGA
- a CDS encoding glycosyltransferase family 2 protein, whose product MPAPDDLVAAAPAGPDTMTPTVSVIVPVHNTRRYLDRSLGSVFAQTLDQRRIEVIAVDDGSTDGSAEWLAEQARRHPNLTVLHQEASGGAGKPRNAGLDRATGDYVFFLDSDDRLGTEALLRLTRMAEKCGSDIVYGRIVGADGRAAPVELRTTSEKVSVFDSPVYWSLAAYKLFRRSFVEKHGLRFVEGRLLAEDLPFGITALLRAETVSVLADHDCYYLHGRDDNSNASRQDMDWCEYLAYIGTVLDGLAAEVPPGEQRDTLMVRHFHGEILMPFGAAYLARDAAGRQRMAAAARPLVARHLTDRVLAALPPRLRLRAHCLRAGLDDELTAVVRADTAQEPDRPHIDGDGRVYAHYPYFRDPQRALPDACYDLTDRVVLRQRLVRRRWAGGVLHLRGTAALPWLGGDTVEIVLLRSGATHRVPAHYADGAWQAAVDPATAADGGPLSGGIWGLKIAVTAHGTEGADGPAFRREAWLAPEDDTEEECVPRIVGRGPAGPAVAALFLSRPHGHLHLDLDPDGVRRPLGGDLRGAADCTRSGRATLTARLTLPGCPVDAELRLILYDATRTVALRTTVERGAADHYTVRSLLRSGPPGTWRVALRVTAGPLRRELPVRTAGGPADGRTPLTLTVPGAGSPARQLLRRRG is encoded by the coding sequence TTGCCCGCCCCTGACGATCTCGTGGCCGCGGCTCCCGCCGGCCCGGACACCATGACACCGACGGTCTCCGTGATCGTGCCGGTGCACAACACCCGGCGCTACCTCGACCGCAGCCTCGGCTCCGTCTTCGCCCAGACGCTCGACCAGCGCCGCATCGAGGTGATCGCGGTCGATGACGGATCCACCGACGGCAGCGCGGAATGGCTGGCCGAACAGGCCCGCCGCCACCCCAATCTGACCGTGCTGCACCAGGAGGCCTCGGGCGGCGCGGGCAAGCCCCGCAACGCCGGACTGGACCGCGCCACCGGCGACTACGTCTTCTTCCTCGACTCCGACGACCGGCTCGGCACCGAGGCCCTGCTCCGGCTCACCCGCATGGCCGAGAAATGCGGCTCGGACATCGTCTACGGCCGGATCGTCGGCGCCGACGGCCGCGCGGCCCCCGTCGAGCTGCGCACCACCAGCGAGAAGGTCTCGGTCTTCGACTCCCCGGTCTACTGGTCCCTGGCCGCCTACAAGCTCTTCCGCCGCTCCTTCGTCGAAAAACACGGGCTGCGCTTCGTCGAGGGCCGGCTGCTGGCCGAGGACCTGCCGTTCGGCATCACCGCCCTGCTGCGCGCCGAGACCGTCTCCGTCCTCGCCGATCACGACTGCTACTACCTGCACGGACGCGACGACAACAGCAACGCCAGCCGTCAGGACATGGACTGGTGCGAGTACCTCGCCTACATCGGCACCGTCCTCGACGGTCTCGCGGCCGAGGTCCCGCCCGGCGAGCAGCGCGACACCCTGATGGTCCGGCACTTCCACGGCGAGATACTCATGCCCTTCGGGGCCGCCTACCTCGCCCGCGACGCGGCCGGCCGGCAGCGGATGGCCGCCGCCGCGCGCCCGCTCGTCGCGCGCCACCTCACCGACCGGGTGCTGGCCGCCCTGCCGCCCCGGCTGCGGCTGCGCGCCCACTGCCTGCGCGCCGGGCTCGACGACGAACTGACCGCCGTCGTGCGCGCCGACACCGCACAGGAGCCGGACCGGCCGCACATCGACGGCGACGGCCGGGTGTACGCCCACTACCCGTACTTCCGCGACCCGCAGCGGGCCCTCCCCGACGCCTGCTACGACCTCACCGACCGTGTGGTGCTGCGCCAGCGGCTGGTCCGCCGGCGCTGGGCGGGCGGCGTACTGCATCTGCGGGGCACCGCCGCCCTTCCCTGGCTCGGCGGCGACACCGTCGAGATCGTGCTGCTCCGCAGCGGCGCCACCCACCGTGTCCCGGCCCATTACGCGGACGGCGCGTGGCAGGCCGCCGTCGACCCGGCGACCGCCGCCGACGGCGGGCCGCTGTCCGGCGGCATATGGGGCCTCAAGATCGCGGTCACCGCCCACGGCACGGAGGGCGCGGACGGGCCCGCCTTCCGCCGTGAGGCCTGGCTGGCCCCCGAGGACGACACGGAGGAGGAGTGCGTGCCACGGATCGTCGGCCGGGGCCCGGCAGGACCCGCCGTCGCCGCGCTCTTCCTGTCCCGGCCGCACGGCCATCTCCACCTCGACCTGGACCCGGACGGGGTACGCCGCCCGCTCGGCGGCGATCTGCGCGGCGCGGCGGACTGCACCCGCTCCGGGCGGGCCACCCTCACCGCGCGCCTCACCCTGCCCGGCTGCCCCGTGGACGCCGAGCTGCGGCTGATCCTCTACGACGCGACGCGCACGGTGGCACTGCGCACCACCGTCGAACGCGGCGCCGCCGACCACTACACCGTGCGCTCCCTGCTGCGCAGCGGCCCCCCGGGCACCTGGCGGGTGGCGCTGCGGGTGACCGCGGGCCCGCTCCGCCGCGAACTGCCGGTCCGGACGGCCGGCGGTCCGGCCGACGGGCGGACACCGCTGACCCTCACCGTCCCCGGCGCCGGCTCCCCGGCGCGGCAGCTGCTCCGCCGGCGCGGCTGA